The DNA segment GACTTACAGCACACCAGACTGTTGTGGCTGCACCTTGTGGAATCGTTTTTAATTTATTGGCCACTTCCTGTTTAATGATGCCATCAGCGTCATAGGTCCCCATCTTCTGGAAGAGTGCGATAGGCTCTTCTCTGCCAAGATCAGTACCATAAACAGAACCGGGATGCAGGGAGTAGGCCCTGATGTTGAACTCCTGGCCACGATTGTCCAGTTCAAGGGCGAATAAGTTGCCTGCTGTTTTTGACTGGCCATAGCCGAGCAGGGTGTCATATTCACGATGCTCAAAATTAGGATCTTCAAAATCGAAAGCTGACATCTGGTGACCGAAAGAGGAAACATTGATCACTCTGGCTCCATTTGCCTTTTTAAGGGAAGGCCATAACCTGGCCGCAAGTTGAAACTGTCCGAGGTGATTGGTGGCCAGTTGAGATTCTATACCACGGCTGTCTCTTCTCAATGGCACCCACATGATGCCTGCGTTGTTGATCAGCAGATGTAATGGTCTGCCTGATGCCAGGAATTTTTCTGCAAAAGTATCAATGGAATCCGGATTGATGAGGTCCATTGTTTCCAGTTCTACGTTAGGGATACCCTGGAGGTTTTTCTTTGCTTTTTCCATGTCCCTTGCAGGAACAATCACGGTTGCTCCGGCGGAAGCAAGGACTTTAGTCGTTTCCAGGCCGATACCGGTGTTTCCACCTGTTACGATTGCAATTTTTCCATTGAGATTGATCCCTTTGATGACCTCAGCTGCTGTTGATGTGGCGTTAAATCCTGAACCGAGCGGTTGTTGTAACGCACCTTGATAGTTGTTCTTTTTCATGTCAATTTTGTTTTGTTGACACAAAAGTAGGGGAGATTGAAAGGATCAACTTTGTTTTAAAGACCTATTTTGCTTTGTTTTAAGGACCGGTTAATTTGCTCTTTATCCCATTATTGTTCCCTGCTTTAAATGCTGCAGTTCATTCTTTAAGCCCCCTGCTGCGCGTATTTTTATTTAGGTAACAATCTTATGTCTGCCAAAATCGCTTAATCATTTGACAAATACAGAAAACTTTATACCCTTCAATTTCCTTTCTTTGAATTAGCCGCTTTTAATTAAATTGAATACGTCTTAAAAAGAACCACCTAAATCCAAATAGAATTGACGATGAAACATAAATCAGGCATTCTGCTGTTCATGCTCCTGCTTTGGAGCAGTTTTAGTTTTTCACAACATGATCCAAAAGCTTTAAAAGCCTGGCAGGATCAGAAGTATACGATGTTTATCCATTATGGCATCTATTCCGTATTGGGTGGAGTCTGGGAAGGAAAACCGGTAAGTAAAGGCTTAAGTGAGCAAATTCAGGCCCATGCAGGAATCTATAGCGATACCTATGCTAAAGTCGCTAAAAGGTTTAATCCGGAAAAATGGAATCCCGATTCTATGGTCTCTCTGGCAAAAAAAGCAGGGATGCGATCTATTGTGATCACTTCTAAACACCATGATGGCTTTTGCATGTTTAAAACGAATACCACTGATTTTAATGTGGTAGATGCGACGCCCTATAAAAGAGATGTTTTAAAGGAGCTTTCTGAGGCTTGTAAACGTGGAGGGTTGCGCTTCGGATTGTACTTTTCGCTGATCGACTGGCATTTTCCTCAGGCTTCACCGATCTCAAGCAGCAACTCGGATTACATCACTCCGGAGCATGTGGAATATAATAAAAAACAGATCACAGAATTGTTGAGCAATTATGGCCCGGTATCGGAGCTATGGTTTGATATGGGTTCTCAGAGTGCAGCAGAGAGCAAGGAATTGAGAGATTTGGTTCATCGCCTTCAGCCAGACTGTATGATAGGCAGCCGGATTGGAAATGACATGGGCGATTTTAATGTGATGGGGGATAACCAG comes from the Pedobacter sp. FW305-3-2-15-E-R2A2 genome and includes:
- a CDS encoding SDR family NAD(P)-dependent oxidoreductase, with the translated sequence MKKNNYQGALQQPLGSGFNATSTAAEVIKGINLNGKIAIVTGGNTGIGLETTKVLASAGATVIVPARDMEKAKKNLQGIPNVELETMDLINPDSIDTFAEKFLASGRPLHLLINNAGIMWVPLRRDSRGIESQLATNHLGQFQLAARLWPSLKKANGARVINVSSFGHQMSAFDFEDPNFEHREYDTLLGYGQSKTAGNLFALELDNRGQEFNIRAYSLHPGSVYGTDLGREEPIALFQKMGTYDADGIIKQEVANKLKTIPQGAATTVWCAVSPLLNSIGGVYCEDSDIAVLDMGTIEHKYDEPSTLRGVQPYALDEGSAKRLWTLSEEMTGLTFHTQ